One segment of Streptomyces sp. TG1A-8 DNA contains the following:
- a CDS encoding endonuclease VII domain-containing protein, giving the protein MKRPRYAVWNRSGRYGLVDSVALELRARPCAICSAPPPANGKAHSIDHEHATGRVRGVLCHSCNLALGHFKDDPERLLHAADYLTRDADYRRVDR; this is encoded by the coding sequence GTGAAGCGTCCCCGCTACGCAGTATGGAACAGATCCGGCCGGTACGGGCTCGTTGACTCCGTCGCATTGGAGTTGCGCGCCCGACCGTGCGCCATATGCAGCGCTCCCCCGCCGGCCAACGGCAAGGCACACAGCATTGACCACGAGCACGCCACGGGACGCGTACGCGGCGTTCTGTGCCACTCGTGCAATCTCGCCTTAGGCCACTTCAAGGACGATCCGGAGCGCCTTCTACACGCTGCCGACTACCTCACCCGTGACGCGGACTACCGCCGGGTTGATCGGTAG